GGTGGCCATCAGCACCAGCTGGCCGTCGGCATCGCGGAAGTACACCGAGGCCACATCGGCCCCGATGGTCTGCTTGACCCGCTGGACGATGATATTGAGCGCGGTGTTCAGGTCCGGCGCCGCATTCACCGCCTGGATGATCCGGCGCAGGCTGTCGAACATATCGGCTGGGGGCATGCCTCAGGCCTTTATCAGAATAGTGAGGGGATTATGTCCCAGATCCGGGGCGCGGCGCTAACGTCCACGGGGCAGGTGGGGATTGGGGCGGGTCAGCGTCGGGCGCGGGTCGCGAAGCGATGGCGGTTGCGCGGCAGCGGCGGCGCACCGCCGGGAAACAGCAGCGGCGCCAGTTCGCGCAGGGCACGCTTGTATACACCGCGCTTGAACGGCACCACCTCGTGCAGAGGCCGCCAGTAATCGACCCAGCGCCAGTCGTCGAACTCGGGATGATCGGTGGCGTTGAGCCGCACATCCGCCTCTTCGCCCAACAGCCGGAGCAGGAACCAGACCTGCTTCTGGCCGATGCACAGGGGCCGCGAATGACGGCGGATGTAGCGGTCGGGCAGACGGTAACGCAGCCAGCCGCGGGTCGCGCCGATGATCTCGACATGCAGGGGTGAGAGTCCGACCTCCTCATGCAACTCGCGAAAGAGCGCCTCCTCGGGGGTCTCGTCGGTGCGGATACCGCCCTGGGGGAATTGCCAGGCATTCTGACCCAGACGGCGCGCCCACAGCAGTTCCCCCTCCTGATTACTCAGGATGATGCCGACATTGGGACGATATCCATCCGGATCAATCACTTGCACACCCTTCAGGCAGGATTTCCGACATTTCTATTTTCACATAAAGCCCGGTCGGGCGGCAAATCGTACCCCGCCATGCATACGATCGCCGCTAAGCACTTGAATTTGAATGTGACCTACCCCTCGCCGCCGCAGCCGGAAGCGCCTGTGGCGGGCGGCACGGATGCGACGCGACGGAGGCTTCCAGTAGAATGCCCGCTGGCAAGGCAAGCGCATACATCTTCGACCCACACCAAGGAGAGCCGCCGGTGGCACTGGCCCTGTTCGATCTCGACAACACCCTGCTGGGCGGGGACAGCGACTATCTGTGGGGCCGGTTCCTGGTCGAGAACGGCATCGTCGACGCCGATCTCTACGAACAGGAAAACCACCGCTTCTACCAGCAGTATCAGGCGGGCACGCTGGACATCCAGGCCTTTCTCGCCTTCTCCCTGCGCCCGCTGGCCGAGCATCCGCCGGCGCAGCTGCATCGCTGGCGCGAGGCCTTCGTAAGGGAACTGATCGAACCCATCATGCTGCCGGCCGCCCGCGATCTGCTGGAACGCCACCGCAGCGCGGGTGACACCCTGGTCATCATCACCGCCACCAACCGCTTCATCACCGCGCCCATTGCCGAGCGCTTCGGGGTCGAGCACCTGCTGGCCACCGAGGTGGAACAGCACGACGGGGTCTACACCGGCCGCAGCTTCGACATCCCCTGTTTCCAGGCCGGCAAGGTCAAGCGGCTGGAGCAGTGGCTGCAGGCGAACGGCGCGGACCTGGACCGCAGCTGGTTCTACAGCGATTCGCACAATGACCTGCCGCTGCTGGAGCGGGTCACCCACCCGGTGGCGGTCGATCCCGACGATACCCTGCGCCATACCGCACTGGCCCGGGGCTGGCCGGTGATCAGTCTGCGGGAATGAGTGTGCCGTCGCGCCCGCTGTCGCTCCTGCTGCTGCTCGCGCTGCTCAGCGGACTGACTCTGCTGCTGGCCGCCGGCCTGGGCAGTGTGGAGTTGGGGCCGGCGGCCATCCTCCAGGCCCTGCTGGATCGCGGCCCCGACTGGCCCCGGACCCTGGTCTGGGAACTGCGCCTGCCGCGCGCCCTGCTGGCCTTCCAGGTCGGCGGTCTGCTGGCCCTGGCCGGGGTGCTGATGC
This sequence is a window from Thiohalobacter thiocyanaticus. Protein-coding genes within it:
- a CDS encoding RNA pyrophosphohydrolase — translated: MIDPDGYRPNVGIILSNQEGELLWARRLGQNAWQFPQGGIRTDETPEEALFRELHEEVGLSPLHVEIIGATRGWLRYRLPDRYIRRHSRPLCIGQKQVWFLLRLLGEEADVRLNATDHPEFDDWRWVDYWRPLHEVVPFKRGVYKRALRELAPLLFPGGAPPLPRNRHRFATRARR
- a CDS encoding HAD family hydrolase codes for the protein MALALFDLDNTLLGGDSDYLWGRFLVENGIVDADLYEQENHRFYQQYQAGTLDIQAFLAFSLRPLAEHPPAQLHRWREAFVRELIEPIMLPAARDLLERHRSAGDTLVIITATNRFITAPIAERFGVEHLLATEVEQHDGVYTGRSFDIPCFQAGKVKRLEQWLQANGADLDRSWFYSDSHNDLPLLERVTHPVAVDPDDTLRHTALARGWPVISLRE